The following are from one region of the Siniperca chuatsi isolate FFG_IHB_CAS linkage group LG13, ASM2008510v1, whole genome shotgun sequence genome:
- the rc3h1b gene encoding roquin-1 isoform X3, producing the protein MPVQAPQWTEFLLCPICTQTFEETVRRPISLGCGHTVCKMCLNKLHRKACPFDQTAISTDIEQLPVNTALLQLVGGQVPKAQPVALITSPEDSQHYEEARQCVEELALYLKPLSNTRGVGLSSTAQSMLSRPMQRKLVTLVHCQLVEEEGRVRAMRAARSLGERTVTELILQHQNPQQLSSNLWAAVRARGCQFLGPAMQEEALKLVLLALEDGSALSRKVLVLFVVQRLEPRFPQASKTSIGHVVQLLYRASCFKVTKRDEDSSLMQLKEEFRTYEALRREHDSQIVQIAMEGGLRIAPDQWSSLLYGDQSHKSHMQSIIDKLQTPASFAQSVQELTIALQRTGDPANLNRLRPHLELLANIDPSPDAPPPTWEQLEKGLVAVKTVVHGLVDFIQNHSKKGADPQQPPQHSKYKTYMCRDMKQKGGCPRGASCTFAHSQEELEKYRKMNKRLAARLPGSGGLMPDDGLPLDVAVTRKPSPLTNGSGAPSLPQLIARGTDTYELLRKPIKMDGGSPNTPGSPPDALDPVSKPGMTLPPHAMAHPRMPLDHLSGVKHMPVIARGSPVYPQPQLPEMCYDARPPPSASQYEPPQYPTGYPYQQPQQYVPRDYMRNPPPPSESGPPYQDPYPGYGPPERPYQAPHSGPPFSYPHPPHHDRGRHGTYTGPPPPPQPYPSQRDGLVRMSPAPLDVPPPSAGQANSLYHQEPSARDRYPPDGYYPPGAQPPPMRAYVRGPSYSGSQPSLDYLHRRRQELLSQLEERKVISPPPFAASPTLSHTFPSDYPPEYGEESSKTMMKCRDPDYAGQYSPWSCETIGSYIGTKDAKPKDVMVPGTMEMMNVEAKGLREPSLEAPRRGAEVKDDDPIIPFGPQPTVSRFGAISRTPKMGYQTTAPVQAMVPNPQNPNSKHMAMPAEYTYGGHGGWGGASYPSHQAASSSQGHFSERLPIAPPDREQLKIELQQVNQQITQQTQMRSMEPASNSLLLQMETSALAGQPVQPNQGQAAAQQQPKWPAGGASTTAVSSEQLSLELHQVEREIGKRTREMALENQVAHDVQQYKIKPTENGQPEHKTQLEDISLALGEVSNGSSSLQETAVGGSMLSLTNKTSALSLCSDPGATGSEIQKNGVVHSCS; encoded by the exons ATGCCAGTGCAAGCACCACAATGGACAGAGTTCCTGCTGTGCCCAATCTGCACACAGACATTTGAGGAGACTGTTCGCCGGCCCATCAGCTTGGGCTGTGGACATACTGTCTGCAAGATGTGCCTGAACAAGTTGCACCGTAAGGCCTGTCCCTTTGACCAGACAGCCATCAGCACAGACATCGAGCAGCTACCTGTCAACACAGCCCTGTTGCAGCTGGTGGGAGGCCAG GTTCCTAAGGCTCAGCCAGTTGCCTTGATTACCAGTCCAGAGGACTCGCAGCATTATGAGGAGGCCAGGCAGTGTGTGGAGGAGCTGGCCCTCTACCTCAAACCTCTCAGCAACACCCGGg GTGTGGGTCTGAGCAGCACGGCCCAGAGCATGCTGAGTCGACCCATGCAGAGGAAACTGGTAACTCTGGTCCACTGCcagctggtggaggaggagggccGCGTTAGAGCCATGAGAGCTGCCCGCTCTCTGGGTGAGCGAACTGTCACTGAACTCATCTTACAGCACCAGAATCCGCAGCAGCTCTCCTCCAATCTCTGGGCTGCTGTCCGTGCACGAGGATGTCAGTTTCTAGGCCCGG CCATGCAGGAGGAAGCTCTGAAGTTGGTCCTTCTTGCTCTAGAGGATGGCTCTGCTCTGTCCAGGAAGGTGTTGGTTCTCTTTGTAGTCCAGAGGCTTGAGCCACGCTTCCCGCAGGCCTCTAAGACTAGCATAGGCCATGTGGTGCAGCTCCTGTACAGAGCCTCCTGCTTTAAG GTGACCAAACGTGATGAAGACTCATCCCTGATGCAGCTGAAAGAGGAGTTCCGTACTTATGAGGCCCTGCGGCGTGAGCATGACTCTCAGATAGTGCAGATTGCCATGGAGGGTGGGCTGCGCATTGCACCTGACCAATGGTCTTCTCTGTTATATGGAGATCAATCTCACAAGTCACACATGCAGTCTATCATAGATAAG CTGCAGACCCCGGCATCTTTTGCTCAGAGTGTCCAGGAGCTGACAATTGCGCTGCAGAGGACTGGGGACCCAGCCAACCTTAACAGGCTGCGGCCCCACCTGGAACTACTGGCCAACATTGATCCCAGTCCTG ATGCCCCCCCTCCCACATGGGAGCAGCTCGAGAAAGGGTTGGTAGCAGTGAAAACAGTGGTGCATGGCCTGGTGGACTTCATCCAGAACCACAGCAAGAAAGGAGCTGACCCTCAGCAG CCTCCTCAGCACAGCAAGTATAAGACATACATGTGTCGTGACATGAAGCAGAAGGGAGGCTGTCCTCGTGGAGCCAGCTGCACCTTTGCTCACTCTCAGGAAGAACTGGAGAA GTATCGTAAGATGAATAAGCGTCTGGCAGCTCGCCTCCCTGGCTCAGGAGGGCTCATGCCAGATGATGGCCTTCCTCTTGATGTAGCAGTGACCCGGAAACCTTCACCCCTCACCAATGGCAGTGGTGCACCGTCTTTGCCTCAGCTCATTGCCCGTGGCACCGACACATATGAACTGCTGCGTAAACCCATcaagatggatggagggagCCCCAATACCCCGGGATCACCACCTGATGC CCTGGACCCTGTGTCCAAACCCGGTATGACTCTGCCACCTCATGCCATGGCCCACCCAAGGATGCCACTGGACCACCTCTCTGGGGTGAAGCACATGCCTGTGATAGCCAGAGGTTCGCCAGTGTACCCCCAGCCACAGCTCCCTGAGATGTGCTATGACGCTCGCCCACCACCCTCTGCTTCTCAATATGAGCCCCCACAATACCCCACAG GGTACCCCTACCAACAGCCACAACAGTATGTTCCTCGGGATTACATGCGTAACCCTCCTCCACCGAGTGAGTCAGGACCCCCTTACCAGGATCCCTACCCTGGCTACGGCCCTCCAGAGCGCCCCTACCAGGCCCCTCACTCTGGTCCACCCTTCTCCTACCCTCACCCTCCACACCATGACCGAGGTCGCCATGGGACCTACACTGGCCCACCACCTCCCCCACAGCCTTACCCATCTCAGAGGGATGGCCTGGTCAGAATGAGCCCCGCGCCTCTGGATGTACCTCCACCATCAGCAGGACAGGCTAACTCACTTTACCACCAGGAGCCCAGTGCCCGTGATAGATACCCTCCAGATGGTTACTATCCACCAGGTGCCCAGCCTCCACCCATGAGGGCTTATGTCAGG gggCCATCATATAGTGGTTCACAGCCCAGCCTGGACTACCTGCACCGACGTCGGCAGGAGCTGTTATCCCAGCTTGAGGAAAGGAAGGTCATCTCCCCTCCACCATTTGCTGCCTCCCCCACTCTTTCTCATACCTTCCCCAGCGACTACCCTCCAGAG TATGGCGAGGAGAGCTCCAAAACCATGATGAAATGCAGAGATCCTGACTATGCCGGGCAATACTCTCCCTGGTCTTGTGAAACCATTGGCTCCTACATTGGCACAAAGGATgccaaacccaaagatgttaTGGTTCCTGGTACCATGGAGATGATG aATGTGGAGGCTAAGGGTCTGAGGGAACCATCGCTGGAGGCTCCTCGGAGGGGTGCAGAAGTCAAGGACGATGACCCTATTATCCCCTTTGGCCCCCAGCCCACTGTATCACGCTTCGGTGCCATCTCCCGCACCCCAAAGATGGGCTACCAGACCACAGCCCCTGTGCAGGCTATGGTCCCCAATCCACAGAATCCAAACTCTAAACATATGGCCATGCCAG CAGAATACACATATGGAGGCCATGGAGGATGGGGTGGCGCTTCATACCCCTCCCACCAggctgcctcctcctctcaggGACACTTTAGTGAGCG CCTACCTATAGCACCCCCAGATAGAGAACAGTTAAAGATTGAGCTGCAGCAGGTCAACCAACAGATCACCCAACAGACCCAGATGCGAAGCATGGAG CCTGCCAGTAACtctttactgctgcagatggagACCAGTGCATTAGCAGGTCAGCCTGTGCAGCCTAACCAGGGCCAGGCAGCAGCCCAGCAACAGCCCAagtggccagcagggggcgcaaGTACAACAGCTGTCTCTAGTGAACAGCTAAGCCTGGAGCTCCACCAGGTGGAGCGAGAGATTGGCAAGAGGACCCGTGAGATGGCTTTG GAAAACCAAGTAGCCCATGATGTTCAGCAGTACAAGATAAAACCTACAGAGAATGGACAACCAGAGCACAAGACTCAGCTGGAAGACATATCCCTGGCTCTTGG CGAGGTGTCAAACGGCTCCAGCAGTTTGCAAGAAACTGCAGTGGGCGGGTCCATGCTGTCACTGACCAACAAGACATCTGCGTTGAGCCTGTGCTCTGATCCAGGTGCCACTGGTTCAGAGATTCAGAAGAATGGCGTCGTCCATTCCTGCTCTTag